A window of Saccopteryx leptura isolate mSacLep1 chromosome 5, mSacLep1_pri_phased_curated, whole genome shotgun sequence contains these coding sequences:
- the AMBN gene encoding ameloblastin: MKNLILILCLLEMSSAVPVFPQQPGTPGMASLSLETMRQLGTLQGLNMLSQYSKFGFGKSFNSLWLHGLLPPHAPFPWMRPREHETQQYEYSLPVHPPPLPSQPSLQPQQPGQKPFFQSAVVTTIPDTAQRGGHQPPLYQGQPPLQQAEGPMIEQQVAPSEKPPKMELPGIDFAGPQGPSLFSIAQLISRGPIPQNKPSALYPGVFYMSYGANQLNAPTRLGIMSSEEMAGGRAGPMTYGALFPGFGGLRPNLGGMPLHPSLGGDFTLELDSPVAATKGPEKGEGVGQGSPVLEANPANPEDPALLPEAVVPSALGGLLALPKGNIPSLARGLAGHGQGSSGVTPAAADPLMTPELADGYEPYISDMTTPLGETTMDTTETPDTEQTSVPGSKAQQPHIMQDVWHFQEP; the protein is encoded by the exons ATGAAGAACCTGATACTGATCTTGTGCCTCCTGGAAATGAGTTCTGCAGTGCCG GTGTTTCCTCAGCAGCCTGGGACACCGGGCATGGCTAGTCTGAGCCTGGAG ACAATGAGGCAATTGGGCACCTTGCAGGGATTAAACATGCTTTCTCAG TATTCAAAATTTGGCTTTGGGAAATCATTCAATTCTTTGTGGCTGCACGGTCTCCTCCCTCCACACGCCCCTTTCCCATGGATGAGACCACGGGAACATGAGACTCAACAG TATGAATATTCTTTGCCTGTGCATCCCCCACCTCTTCCATCGCAGCCATCCCTGCAGCCTCAACAGCCAGGACAGAAACCTTTCTTCCAGTCCGCTGTTGTCACCACCATCCCAGACACAGCCCAGAGGGGAGGACATCAACCTCCACTTTACCAGGGACAGCCACCCTTGCAGCAAGCAGAGGGGCCAATGATTGAACAGCAGGTGGCACCCTCAGAGAAGCCACCAAAGATGGAG CTACCAGGAATTGATTTTGCTGGTCCACAAGGTCCATCA CTGTTCTCAATAGCCCAGTTGATATCTCGGGGACCAATTCCACAAAACAAACCATCTGCA cTTTATCCAGGAGTGTTTTACATGTCCTATGGAGCAAATCAGTTG AACGCTCCCACCAGACTTGGCATCATGAGCTCAGAAGAAATGGCG GGAGGCAGAGCAGGCCCAATGACCTATGGAGCCCTGTTCCCAGGATTCGGAGGCTTGAGGCCGAACCTTGGAGGGATGCCTCTCCACCCAAGCCTGGGTGGAGACTTTACTCTGGAATTGGACTCCCCGGTTGCTGCAACCAAAggcccagagaagggagaaggagttgGGCAAGGTTCTCCCGTGCTGGAGGCCAACCCAGCCAATCCCGAAGACCCAGCTCTCCTTCCAGAAGCAGTGGTGCCCAGTGCCCTTGGAGGGCTTCTTGCTCTACCGAAGGGCAATATTCCCAGCCTGGCCAGGGGCCTTGCAGGGCACGGCCAGGGATCTTCCGGGGTGACCCCAGCAGCTGCTGACCCACTGATGACCCCTGAATTAGCTGATGGTTATGAGCCCTACATTTCTGATATGACCACACCCTTGGGAGAAACAACCATGGATACCACAGAGACCCCAGACACAGAGCAAACATCAGTGCCAGGAAGCAAGGCCCAGCAGCCCCATATTATGCAGGATGTGTGGCATTTCCAGGAGCCCTGA